A single genomic interval of Trueperaceae bacterium harbors:
- a CDS encoding leucyl aminopeptidase family protein, which yields MAPSDVPTPRPPLALEIRTGDPREADADVLVVTVPVAADGATSLPAPLAALDAALDGDLAAHLALGRVGRPGAATREIPTRERVAVPRVLLHGRPEGGGADAARLAGAELGRALAPLGARRVAWVGGAEDAPDVADALLTGLASGAHRAWSEARDDDRPAGVEQVTWWTDAAAAERLAGPLRRAAATHDAVAWARDLVDAPANRMTPDDLARAAEAMGREVGLEVAVYDEAWIDAHGLGALAAVGRGSAHPPRLVVLRTPEDAVPADAPTLAWVGKGVTFDSGGLSLKGRDAMPPMKGDMAGAAAVLGATRAVAQERPDVRLVSVVACVENMPDGAAYRPSDVVRASDGTAIEIVSTDAEGRLALADALRHAASFAPDATIDVATLTGGAVAALGRGTAAAAFGDDAGWMAQVRDAARASGERVWPMPRYEAYRTALASRVADLKNGGVKEGSAGVAAVFLERFAPRPWVHLDVAGMGAVETRTGTWNPGATGYGVRLLAEVARDVATRGVRAEGRGMEGETGTEGVPKDG from the coding sequence ATGGCCCCATCCGACGTTCCGACCCCCCGCCCCCCGCTCGCCCTCGAGATCCGGACCGGCGACCCGCGCGAGGCGGACGCCGACGTCCTCGTCGTCACCGTCCCCGTCGCAGCGGACGGGGCGACGTCGCTCCCCGCCCCCCTCGCGGCACTCGACGCCGCCTTGGACGGGGACCTCGCCGCCCACCTGGCGCTCGGGCGGGTCGGCCGTCCCGGCGCGGCGACCCGGGAGATCCCGACCCGCGAGCGGGTGGCCGTCCCGCGCGTCCTGCTGCACGGCCGGCCCGAGGGGGGCGGGGCCGACGCGGCCCGCCTCGCCGGCGCGGAGCTCGGGCGGGCGCTCGCCCCGCTCGGGGCGCGGCGCGTGGCGTGGGTCGGGGGGGCGGAGGACGCCCCCGACGTCGCGGACGCCCTCCTGACCGGTCTCGCGTCGGGCGCCCACCGCGCGTGGAGCGAGGCGCGCGACGACGACCGTCCCGCCGGCGTGGAGCAGGTCACCTGGTGGACGGACGCCGCCGCCGCCGAGCGGCTCGCCGGGCCGTTGCGGCGGGCGGCGGCCACGCACGACGCCGTCGCCTGGGCGCGGGACCTGGTCGATGCGCCCGCGAACCGAATGACGCCCGACGACCTGGCCCGCGCGGCGGAGGCGATGGGTCGCGAGGTGGGTCTGGAGGTCGCGGTCTACGACGAGGCCTGGATCGACGCGCACGGCCTCGGGGCGTTGGCGGCGGTGGGGCGGGGCTCCGCGCATCCCCCGCGCCTGGTGGTGCTGCGCACGCCGGAGGACGCCGTGCCGGCCGACGCGCCGACGTTGGCGTGGGTCGGGAAGGGCGTCACCTTCGATTCCGGCGGGTTGTCGCTGAAGGGGCGCGATGCGATGCCCCCCATGAAGGGGGACATGGCGGGCGCCGCGGCGGTGTTGGGGGCGACGCGGGCGGTGGCGCAGGAACGGCCGGACGTGCGGTTGGTGAGCGTCGTCGCCTGCGTCGAGAACATGCCGGACGGCGCCGCCTACCGCCCGTCGGACGTCGTGCGGGCGTCGGACGGAACGGCGATCGAGATCGTGTCGACCGACGCCGAGGGCCGGCTGGCGCTCGCCGACGCGCTCCGGCATGCAGCCTCGTTCGCGCCCGACGCCACGATCGACGTCGCGACGCTGACGGGCGGCGCCGTCGCGGCGTTGGGGCGGGGGACCGCCGCCGCGGCGTTCGGGGACGATGCGGGGTGGATGGCGCAGGTGCGCGACGCCGCCCGCGCGAGCGGGGAGCGGGTGTGGCCGATGCCGCGCTACGAGGCGTACCGCACGGCGCTCGCGAGTCGCGTGGCGGACCTCAAGAACGGCGGTGTGAAGGAGGGGTCGGCCGGCGTCGCGGCGGTGTTCCTGGAGCGCTTCGCGCCGCGCCCGTGGGTGCACCTCGACGTCGCCGGCATGGGCGCCGTCGAGACGCGGACCGGGACGTGGAACCCGGGCGCGACCGGGTACGGCGTGCGCCTGTTGGCGGAGGTGGCGCGCGACGTCGCGACGCGTGGGGTGCGCGCGGAGGGTCGGGGAATGGAGGGTGAGACGGGGACCGAGGGGGTCCCGAAGGACGGGTGA
- a CDS encoding DUF3208 family protein, giving the protein MTPPDPGRDPDLALPLASDAPDDPDAPRPIRILQGYLWFPKALEVDLGTYLPERLDPDIHVLWDELPAPPFTFFDDGTLAATQRVHQVTVLTFAASEEEAGRYAPWLAETLQAALERTPEGVGWQIVEDLRPLG; this is encoded by the coding sequence GTGACGCCCCCCGACCCCGGTCGCGACCCCGATCTCGCCCTCCCCCTCGCGAGCGACGCGCCCGACGATCCCGACGCCCCCCGCCCGATCCGCATCCTCCAGGGCTACCTGTGGTTCCCGAAGGCGCTCGAGGTGGACCTCGGCACGTACCTCCCCGAACGCCTCGACCCGGACATCCACGTCCTCTGGGACGAACTGCCGGCCCCACCGTTCACCTTCTTCGACGACGGCACCCTCGCCGCCACCCAGCGCGTGCACCAAGTGACGGTCCTCACCTTCGCCGCGAGCGAGGAGGAGGCCGGCCGCTACGCCCCCTGGCTCGCCGAAACCCTCCAAGCGGCCCTGGAACGCACGCCGGAGGGGGTCGGCTGGCAGATCGTCGAGGACCTCCGGCCGCTCGGCTGA
- a CDS encoding HAD-IA family hydrolase, with amino-acid sequence MIRAIAFDWGGVFTEGTFDAAAVRALAAASGVPEATLEGPYLAAMAPFEEGAFDLAELHRRLEAAVDLGLDEATFRATFLGAIPDRPAMIDLLDAIPPAYVVGVLSNNVPELCDLVRDDPRMARVDHWVFSNEIGVRKPDPRAYAALVDAALVPADATVFVDDAERNVDAARTFGLHPVHLPDLATFADGWRATVPDVPLPASLLEATRA; translated from the coding sequence ATGATCCGCGCGATCGCCTTCGATTGGGGCGGCGTCTTCACCGAAGGCACCTTCGACGCCGCCGCCGTCCGCGCCCTCGCCGCCGCCTCCGGCGTTCCCGAAGCGACGCTCGAAGGGCCCTACCTCGCCGCGATGGCGCCGTTCGAGGAGGGCGCCTTCGACCTCGCCGAGCTCCACCGCCGCCTCGAGGCGGCCGTCGACCTCGGTCTGGACGAAGCGACGTTCCGCGCGACGTTCCTCGGCGCGATCCCCGACCGCCCCGCCATGATCGACCTGCTCGACGCCATCCCCCCCGCGTACGTCGTCGGCGTGCTCTCGAACAACGTGCCGGAACTCTGCGACCTCGTGCGCGACGACCCGCGCATGGCCCGCGTCGACCACTGGGTCTTCAGCAACGAGATCGGCGTCCGCAAGCCCGACCCGCGCGCCTACGCCGCCCTCGTCGACGCCGCCCTCGTCCCCGCGGACGCCACGGTGTTCGTCGACGACGCCGAACGCAACGTCGACGCCGCCCGCACCTTCGGGCTGCACCCGGTCCACCTCCCCGACCTCGCAACGTTCGCGGACGGGTGGCGCGCGACGGTCCCCGACGTCCCCCTCCCCGCCTCGCTCCTGGAGGCGACCCGGGCGTGA